The Triticum aestivum cultivar Chinese Spring chromosome 7B, IWGSC CS RefSeq v2.1, whole genome shotgun sequence genome window below encodes:
- the LOC123159083 gene encoding uncharacterized protein, whose product MQFRMPRRRRADAASASASGIGGGRRKRMAMARLGGDGGGRGGGSAERRRFFGALRRVRVRWLAALYRRTLRRLRASYARALRELVEGRALLGALNAPAGVECSRAASFGPMATVGF is encoded by the coding sequence ATGCAGTTCCGCATGCCGCGGCGCCGGAGGGCGGacgcggcgtcggcgtcggccagcGGGATCGGCGGCGGGCGGAGGAAGAGGATGGCGATGGCGAGGCTGGGCGGCGAtggaggcggccgcggcggcggatcGGCTGAGAGGAGGAGGTTCTTCGGCGCGCTGCGCCGGGTGCGGGTGCGGTGGCTGGCGGCGCTGTACCGGCGGACGCTGCGGCGGCTGCGCGCGAGCTACGCCAGGGCCCTCCGCGAGCTCGTCGAGGGTAGGGCGCTCCTGGGCGCCCTCAACGCGCCCGCCGGCGTCGAGTGCTCCCGCGCCGCGTCGTTCGGGCCGATGGCCACGGTCGGCTTCTGA
- the LOC123159436 gene encoding phosphopantothenoylcysteine decarboxylase, which produces MTTSEPVQESWELEPSRPRVLLAVSGSVAAIKFESLCRIFSEWAEVRAVATKSSLHFVDRSSLPSDVILYTDDDEWSTWTKIGDEVLHIELRKWADIMVIAPLSANTLAKIASGLCDNLLTCIVRAWDYKKPIFAAPAMNTFMWNNPFTARHIETINQLGISLVPPTTKRLACGDYGNGAMAEPSQIHTTVRLACKSQTFGMGISPVNPSSSRPV; this is translated from the exons ATGACTACATCAGAACCGGTACAGGAAAGCTGGGAGCTGGAACCCAGCAGGCCTCGGGTCCTCCTTGCTGTTTCAGGGAGCGTAGCTGCTATAAAATTCGAGAGCCTCTGCCGTATCTTCTCCGAGTGGGCAGAAGTCCGAGCTGTGGCCACCAAGTCATCATTGCACTTTGTTGATAGATCATCTCTGCCTAGCGACGTCATTCTTTACACCGATGATGATGAGTGGTCTACCTGGACAAAGATAGGAGACGAGGTTCTACACATAGAGCTGCGAAAGTGGGCAGACATCATGGTGATCGCCCCCTTATCAGCAAACACCCTGGCCAAG ATCGCCAGCGGGTTATGCGACAACCTCCTGACGTGCATTGTCCGAGCATGGGACTACAAGAAGCCGATCTTCGCCGCGCCAGCCATGAACACCTTCATGTGGAACAACCCGTTCACGGCGCGCCACATCGAGACGATCAACCAACTCGGCATTTCCCTGGTCCCGCCCACAACGAAGAGGCTGGCCTGCGGCGACTACGGAAACGGCGCGATGGCTGAGCCCTCGCAGATCCACACGACCGTGAGGCTCGCGTGCAAGTCGCAGACGTTCGGCATGGGCATTTCGCCTGTGAACCCTTCCAGCAGCCGCCCTGTCTAG